A genomic window from Candidatus Omnitrophota bacterium includes:
- a CDS encoding MotA/TolQ/ExbB proton channel family protein: MRVRWDADLRAIISLMRAGKEKLARERAVPLGEPAGPVLLTGIDWAGESEERTEEQMLSEVMKRIPRLERGLALLSVTAAVAPLLGLLGTVTGMIHTFNLVTIFGAGKAQLLSSGISEALITTEFGLIVAVPALLAHAFLSRRVRQLIMRLEQLCHEFSSAIHFGERSVLVPGSRQWPDS; encoded by the coding sequence ATGCGGGTGCGTTGGGACGCGGATCTGCGCGCAATCATCAGCCTGATGCGCGCGGGTAAAGAGAAATTGGCCCGGGAACGGGCCGTGCCCCTGGGCGAACCTGCGGGCCCCGTTTTGCTTACAGGCATTGATTGGGCGGGAGAGAGTGAAGAGCGCACTGAAGAACAAATGCTCTCCGAGGTGATGAAGCGCATTCCCCGGCTGGAGCGCGGGCTGGCTTTGCTCAGTGTGACAGCGGCAGTGGCGCCCTTGCTCGGGCTTTTGGGAACCGTGACCGGCATGATCCACACCTTCAACCTGGTGACGATTTTCGGCGCAGGCAAAGCCCAGCTTCTTTCGAGCGGAATTTCCGAAGCGCTGATCACGACCGAGTTCGGACTTATTGTGGCAGTACCGGCACTTTTGGCCCACGCGTTTTTGTCGCGCCGCGTGCGGCAGCTGATCATGCGCTTGGAACAGTTGTGCCATGAGTTTTCCTCCGCAATTCATTTTGGGGAACGCAGCGTTTTGGTTCCGGGGAGCCGCCAATGGCCGGACTCTTAG